A stretch of DNA from Oncorhynchus keta strain PuntledgeMale-10-30-2019 chromosome 17, Oket_V2, whole genome shotgun sequence:
tgtttttttttaaaaaggcagtaaattAAGCTGAATGAAccgtttcactgccagacaaggctccgctgatagccaggtgtagcagtggtaaggtgttgggactctgctgatagccaggtgtagcagtggtaaggtgttgggactctgctgatagccaggtgtagcagtggtaaggtgttgggactctgctgatagccaggtgtagcagtggtaaggtgttgggactctgctgatagccaggtgtagcagtggtaaggtgttgggactctgctgatagccaggtgtagcagtggtaaggtgttgggactctgctgatagccaggtgtagcagtggtaaggtgttgggactctgctgatagccaggtgtagcagtggtaaggtgttgggactctgctgatagccaggtgtagcagtggtaaggtgttgggactctgctgatagccaggtgtagcagtaaggtgttgggactctgctgatagccaggtgtagcagtggtaaggtgttgggactctgctgatagccaggtgtagcagtggtaaggtgttgggactctgctgatagccaggtgtagcagtggtaaggtgttgggactctgctgatagccaggtgtagcagtggtaaggtgttgggactctgctgatagccaggtgtagcagtggtaaggtgttgggactctgctgatagccaggtgtagcagtaaggtgttgggactctgctgatagccaggtgtagcagtggtaaggtgttgggactctgctgatagccaggtgtagcagtaaggtgttgggactctgctgatagccaggtgtagcagtggtaaggtgttgggactctgctgatatccaggtgtagcagtggtaaggttttgggactctgctgatagccaggtgtagcagtggtaaggtgttgggactctgctgatatccaggtgtagcagtggtaaggtgttgggactctgctgatatccaggtgtagcagtaaggtgttgggactctgctgatagccaggtgtagcagtggtaaggtgttgggactctgctgatagccaggtgtagcagtggtaaggtgttgggactctgctgatatccaggtgtagcagtggtaaggtgttgggactctgctgatagccaggtgtagcagtggtaaggtgttgggactctgctgatagccaggtgtagcagtaaggtgttgggactctgctgatagccaggtgtagcagtggtaaggtgttgggactctgctgatagccaggtgtaacagtggtaaggtgttgggacagctttgtcggccctaacagtttgtgggtacCATGTCAcctttatagtgcaattaatgtattatttagaattgtgtagtggctttgctggcatgcatctaaaataATTTGGGGGAGTCTTCCcaaccaagatttacatgctaaaatagCCACTGCATTCAGGTAGTCTTTTCAGAGCTATTATTTCAGTGGCATAACTCGCCACTAGAGGACCCGCCACTAGAGGACCCCGCCACTAGAGGACTCGCCACTAGAGGACTCGCCACTAGAGGACCCGCCACTAGAGGACCCGCCACTAGAGGACCCGCCACTAGAGGACCCGCCACTAGAGGACCCTCCACTAGAGGACCCTCCACTAGAGGACTCGCCACTAGAGGACCCGCCACTAGAGGACCCTCCACTAGAGGACCCTCCACTAGAGGACCCTCCACTAGAGGACCCGCCACTAGAGGACCCTCCACTAGAGGACCCGCCACTAGAGGACTCGCCACTAGAGGACTCGCCACTAGAGGACCCTCCACTAGAGGACTCGCCACTAGAGGACCAGCCACTAGAGGACTCTCCACTAGAGGACCCTCCACTAGAGGACCCTCCACTAGAGGACCCTCCACTAGAGGACTCGCCACTAGAGGACTCGCCACTAGAGGACTCTCCACTAGAGGACTCTCCACTAGAGGACCCTCCACTAGAGGACCCGCCACTAGAGGACTCGCCACTAGAGGACTCTCCACTAGAGGACCCTCCACTAGAGGACCCTCCACTAGAGGACTCGCCACTAGAGGACTCGCCACTAGAGGACTCGCCACTAGAGGACCCTCCACTAGAGGACCCTCCACTAGAGGACTCTCCACTAGAGGACCCTCCACTAGAGGACCCTCCACTAGAGGACTCGCCACTAGAGGACTCTCCACTAGAGGACCCTCCACTAGAGGACTCGCCACTAGAGGACTCTCCACTAGAGGACTCGCCACTAGAGGACCAGCCACTAGAGGACCAGCCACTAGAGGACTCTCCACTAGAGGACTGTCCACTAGAGGACCCTCCACTAGAGGACCCTCCACTAGAGGACTCGCCACTAGAGGACTCGCCACTAGAGGACTCTCCACTAGAGGACCCTCCACTAGAGGACTCGCCACTAGAGGACTCGCCACTAGAGGACTCAGGCTGATGGTAGGTCTTCAGTGATGTCGTGTCTTTGTAATGGGTATAAAGTTCAACTCTTTACTGGCATACCTTGGTATGGCCCATCAACATAAGGTTCAAAGATGCCATGTCTATCAACTCAaattgtcacatgtgccgaatacaacaggtgttgtattacagtgaaatgctaactgacgagcccttaaccaacaattaagaaaagagcaacaataaaataacaataacgaggctgttACGGTACCGATTAAATGTGGAggacatttttattttactttatttaactaggcaagtcagttaagaacaaattcttattttcaatgatgggaacaatgggttaactgccttgttcaggggaccagtgggttaactgccttgttcaggggaccagtgggttaactgccttgttcaggggcagaaagacagatttttatcatgtcagctctgggattcgatcttgcaactttccggccactagtccaacgctctaaccactaggctaccctgccccccctatatacagggtgttacagtagaGTCCGtctggaggttatatacaggggtacaggttcgtcgaggtaatatgtgcatgtaggtagggctaaagtgactgcATGGTTAAAACGGAGTAGCAGCAGCGTGAAAAAAGGTGGTGGGGGTCAATGCAaacagtctgggtagccatttgattacctgttcaggagtcttatggcttgggggtagaagctgttaagaagcctttttgtcctcgACTTGGCAATCTGGTACTGCTTGACGTGTGGTAGCAAAGAAAACAgtctgacttgggtggctggaatctttgacaattattagggccttcctctgacaccacctggtgtagaggtcctgaatagcaggaagcttggccccagtgatgttctgggctgtacacactaccctctgtagatgTGAGCcacgaccagcctttcaaagcatttcatgactacagacgtgagtgcttcgcgtcggtagtcatttaggcaggttactttggTGTTCTTGGACACAGGCACTACggcggtctgcttgaaacatg
This window harbors:
- the LOC127908493 gene encoding uncharacterized protein LOC127908493 gives rise to the protein MNIQFSANNSGEHNGRTPPLEDSPLEDSPLEDPPLEDPPLEDPPLEDPPLEDPPLEDPPLEDSPLEDPPLEDPPLEDPPLEDPPLEDPPLEDPPLEDPPLEDSPLEDSPLEDPPLEDSPLEDQPLEDSPLEDPPLEDPPLEDPPLEDSPLEDSPLEDSPLEDSPLEDPPLEDPPLEDSPLEDSPLEDPPLEDPPLEDSPLEDSPLEDSPLEDPPLEDPPLEDSPLEDPPLEDPPLEDSPLEDSPLEDPPLEDSPLEDSPLEDSPLEDQPLEDQPLEDSPLEDCPLEDPPLEDPPLEDSPLEDSPLEDSPLEDPPLEDSPLEDSPLEDSG